From Thermococcus barophilus MP:
ATTGACGAGCTCCATGCAAAAGCATACAAGCATTTCCTCCTCAAGCTTCCAGAGTTTGAACTTAGGACTGAAAGACACTGTGACTTCATTGAAAAGAAAGTTGCAGTGGTAAGATGGGATGGAGAAGTTGCCCCATGCTATCGTTTCCTTCACACGTATCCAGAGATAATTTTTGGCAGGGAAAAGAAGGTTTATGCATATTCTTTTGGGAATGTTAAGCAAAAATCTCTCAAAGAGATATGGACGAGCAGAGATTATACTTGGTTTAGATTTATTGTCAAAAATTCCATTTATCCCTCATGTACAGATTGCCAGCTTGCAGATTCATGCAGTTTTGTCGAAGACACGAATGCAGACTGTTGGGGAAACACACCAAGCTGCGGTGACTGTTTATGGGCAAGAAGGATAGTGGTATGCCCAATACCCGAGAAGGGGATAAAAGGATTCTGGTGATTCGATTTTTAGTATTGCCAAGGAAGCTACCTCATGCTAAGCATTCAGTGTACATGAAAATAAAAGCCGTCATTTTTGCAATTTTTTAAATTTTTATACATCAATGTTCATATGTGCAAATATGTATATTTAACGTTTGCTAATGTTGATAATAATTTTGCTTTCGTCAAGTTTATTAGCCGTAAAATATCTAAAATTATTCTGAGAGCATTCGGGAGGTTCCAAAGATGTTCGGATACCAAGGAAAGATTTTGAGGGTAAACCTGACCACAGGAAAGATCAGCGAAGAGAAGATCGATGAAAACTTTGCAAAGAAGTGGCTCGGAACAAGAGGATTTGGTATCTACTTCCTCCTTAAAGAGATGGACCCCAAGGCTAAGCCATTCAGCCCGGAAAACAAATTGATCTTTGCGACGGGCCCATTAACAGGAACTACAGCTCCGACAGGCGGCAGATACATGGTTATTACGAAGAGCCCGCTAACAGGATACATTGCAATGGCAAACTCTGGTGGATTCTTCGGTGCAGAGCTTAAATTTGCTGGATGGGATGCCATAATATTCGAAGGAAAAGCAGACCACCCTGTGTATCTCTATATAAACGACGACCAAGTTGAGCTCAGAGATGCTTCACATATATGGGGTAAAGTCGTCAGTGAGACAGAGAAGATCCTCATGGAGGAGGTTGGTGACAAGAGGGTGCAGATAGCATCAATCGGACCGGCTGGTGAAAACTTAGTTAGATTCGCTGCCGTTATGAACAATGGACATAGAGCGGCAGGTAGGGGTGGAGTAGGAGCTGTAATGGGATCAAAGAACCTTAAGGCGGTGGTTGTGAGAGGCCACAAGAGAGTTGAAGTTGCTGACAGGCAGAAGTTCACAAGTGTTGTCAAGGAGAAGATTGAGAAGCTCAAGAAGGATCCAGTTGCAGGTGGAGGACTGCCGAAGTACGGAACAGCTGTTCTGGTCAATATAATCAACTCAAATGGATTGTATCCAACAAGAAACTTCCAAGACAGCCAGTTCGAGTACGCAGAAGAGCAGAGCGGTGAGGCATTGGCTGCCAAGTACCTCAAGAGGAACAAGCCGTGCTTTGCATGTCCCATTGGATGTGGAAGGGTAACATACCATCCAGCTCTTGGAGAAACCGAGGGCCCAGAGTACGAGAGCATCTGGGCACTTGGAGCCAACCTTGGAATAAACGATCTTGCAAGCATAGTAATAGCGAACCATCTCTGTGACGAGTACGGTCTTGACACAATCTCAACAGGCGGTACCTTGGCGACGGCAATGGAGCTTTACGAAAAGGGCCTCATAAAGCCTGAAGACTTAGGCGATGCTCCACCACTCAGGTTTGGAAACACAGAAGTTTTGCACTACTACATTGAAAAACTGACATTCAGAAAAGGATTCGGTGACAAGCTTGCAGAAGGTGGATACAGGCTTGCTGAGATGTACAACGGCGTTGAGTACTTCATGGGCGTTAAAAAGCAAGAACTGCCTGCATATGATCCAAGAGGTGCCGAAGGTCATGGATTGGCATACGCCACAAACAACAGAGGAGGGTGTCACATTAAGAACTACATGATCAGCCCAGAAATCCTTGGATATCCATACAAGATGGATCCACACGACATAAGCGACGAAAAGATAAAGATGGTCATTCTCTTCCAAGACCTGACGGCATTAATTGATGCTGCTGGGCTCTGTGTATTCACGACCTTTGGACTTGGTGCAGACGACTACAGAGACATGCTCAATGCAGCCCTTGGCTGGGACTTCACAACAGAAGAGTACCTCAAGATCGGTGAGAGAATCTGGAATGCAGAGAGACTCTTCAACCTCAAAGCTGGACTTGATCCACTCAAAGAGGACACACTGCCAAAGAGACTTCTTGAAGAGCCCGTCAAAGCAGGACCAAACAAGGGACATGTCGTCAGGCTCAAGGAGATGCTTCCGAGATACTACGCACTCAGAGGATGGACAGAGGAAGGTAAGGTTCCAGAAGAGAAGATCAAGGAGCTTGGACTTGAGGAAGTTGCTTGATATCTCTGACTTTTAAATCTTATCTTTTTTATTAATAAAGTTCTGCTAAATAAATTCGTCGAAGAATGTATTCTCTTAATTTCTGATTTATAAAGAAAAATTTAGAAAATCATAAATATCTCTATCTTAAATTTCTTCACGGTGTTGAGCATGGGAATTTCAATAACCCCCCATGGGATCAAGATAACAAGAGAACTCAGCGAACTCGACAACTTCGTTCTTGATGTTGTTAAGCTCATTGAAAAGTATTCCCCATATGTAATAGTTAGCGGCTATGTTACAATACTTTTCGGTCGCTCAAGAGGTACAGAAGATGTTGACTTTGTGGTTGAGAGAATCCCCAAGGAGGAATTTATAAAATTCTGCAGAGACGCTCAAGGATCCGGGTTTGAATTCATAAATCCTGAAGATTGCTTTGGACTGTATGAGATGCTTGATGGGAGAATGAGTATAAGAATGGCACGCAGAGGGGAAATAATTCCAAATGCCGAGATAAAGTTTCCAAAGGATTTCTTTCATCAAGAGGCATTGAAAAAAAGAATTTCTGTAATCCTGAATGATAAACAAATTTACATCTCTCCAATAGAGCTTCAGATAGCATACAAGCTCTATCTTGGAAGCGATAAGGATGTTGAGGATGCATACTACCTCTATGAGTTGTTTAAGGAAAATTTGAACAGGAGGCTTCTTCATGACTATGCAAAAAGGCTGGACATTGAAGTACCATTCTAAAAGGGATATAGAGGAAAGATTAGCATTCATTAAGATTTATGTTGAAAAGCTTAAAGAAAATCCTGATGAGGTCTTTCGACAGCAAGTCAGACTTGTAAATTCCTTTTTAAAGGCTGCAAAGAATTATCCTCTCACAAAGGAGGCATATCTCAAGATAAAAGGTGAATTAAGGACAAAAGAGCGTTCCTGAAATCAGGAACCTTACAGTCTTAATCTCAAATGTTCTCCATTAGCTTCTTGAGATTTCTAAAGACTCTTGGAATTCTCTCGAAC
This genomic window contains:
- a CDS encoding aldehyde ferredoxin oxidoreductase family protein, which gives rise to MFGYQGKILRVNLTTGKISEEKIDENFAKKWLGTRGFGIYFLLKEMDPKAKPFSPENKLIFATGPLTGTTAPTGGRYMVITKSPLTGYIAMANSGGFFGAELKFAGWDAIIFEGKADHPVYLYINDDQVELRDASHIWGKVVSETEKILMEEVGDKRVQIASIGPAGENLVRFAAVMNNGHRAAGRGGVGAVMGSKNLKAVVVRGHKRVEVADRQKFTSVVKEKIEKLKKDPVAGGGLPKYGTAVLVNIINSNGLYPTRNFQDSQFEYAEEQSGEALAAKYLKRNKPCFACPIGCGRVTYHPALGETEGPEYESIWALGANLGINDLASIVIANHLCDEYGLDTISTGGTLATAMELYEKGLIKPEDLGDAPPLRFGNTEVLHYYIEKLTFRKGFGDKLAEGGYRLAEMYNGVEYFMGVKKQELPAYDPRGAEGHGLAYATNNRGGCHIKNYMISPEILGYPYKMDPHDISDEKIKMVILFQDLTALIDAAGLCVFTTFGLGADDYRDMLNAALGWDFTTEEYLKIGERIWNAERLFNLKAGLDPLKEDTLPKRLLEEPVKAGPNKGHVVRLKEMLPRYYALRGWTEEGKVPEEKIKELGLEEVA